In a single window of the Debaryomyces hansenii CBS767 chromosome A complete sequence genome:
- a CDS encoding DEHA2A01760p (weakly similar to uniprot|P24869 Saccharomyces cerevisiae YPR119W CLB2 Involved in mitotic induction), producing MPQTVNNENEYRLTRSKAMQNQSLRGNEGGPKTHAQTQMEAQSQKGGRGEAVMGDGNGDTKDGLYNLSQHSSEEVLAGTRSYLGDVSNQYGSSGVKPNMGSKRRPLGGDNAPLQQHQRIMLKPNNSSTNTNHLLASQPKDTVTTTTATINDNTNGNITTNNHTSASSSNSSTQNLAVPARMPQKRQATESSTNLVEKLHISGPHSNHVSYKKSRIIDYEWQDLDEEDIDDPLMVSEYVNDIFPYLSELEHKTLPDSQYLFKQKHLKPKMRSILVDWLVEMHTRFRLLPETLFLAINIMDRFMSLEIVQIDKLQLLATGSLFIAAKYEEVFSPSVKNYAYFTDGSYTEDEILQAEKYILTILNFDLNYPNPMNFLRRISKADDYDVQSRTLGKYLLEITIIDYKFIGMLPSLCSASAMYIARLILGKTPVWNGNLIHYSGGYRVSDMKDCIELLVQYLIAPVEHDEFFKKYATRKFMKASILCRSWAKKIVSENKDIFANDLFINKAEN from the coding sequence ATGCCACAAACCGTTAATAATGAGAATGAATACAGGTTAACCAGGTCGAAAGCAATGCAGAACCAGAGCTTGCGAGGGAACGAAGGGGGGCCCAAGACACACGCACAAACACAGATGGAGGCACAGAGCCAGAAAGGAGGACGAGGAGAGGCGGTAATGGGAGATGGAAACGGCGACACGAAGGACGGGTTGTACAATTTGTCACAGCACTCGTCGGAGGAGGTGTTGGCGGGAACACGAAGCTACTTGGGAGACGTCTCGAACCAGTACGGGTCGAGTGGTGTCAAGCCCAATATGGGGTCGAAAAGACGGCCGCTTGGGGGAGATAATGCTCCGTTGCAGCAGCACCAGCGGATTATGTTGAAGCCAAACAATTCGAGCACGAACACTAATCATTTACTTGCATCACAACCGAAAGACACCGTCACGACGACCACCGCGACTATTAATGACAACACTAACGGCAATATCACTACTAATAATCATACATCTGCATCGTCATCGAACTCGTCGACCCAGAATCTCGCAGTGCCTGCCAGGATGCCGCAGAAGAGACAGGCCACCGAGTCGTCCACCAATTTGGTGGAAAAATTGCACATCTCGGGTCCCCACAGCAACCACGTCTCGTACAAAAAGTCGAGAATCATCGACTACGAATGGCAGGACTTGGATGAGGAAGACATTGACGACCCCTTAATGGTAAGTGAGTATGTCAATGATATCTTCCCCTACCTCAGCGAGTTGGAACACAAAACATTACCTGACTCGCAATATTTGTTTAAACAAAAGCATTTGAAACCCAAAATGAGATCCATCCTTGTCGACTGGCTTGTTGAAATGCACACCAGATTCCGCTTGTTGCCGGAAACCTTATTCTTGGCTATCAATATCATGGACAGATTCATGTCGCTCGAAATCGTCCAGATCGACAAATTACAACTCTTGGCCACAGGATCCTTATTTATCGCTGCCAAATACGAGGAGGTGTTTTCTCCCTCTGTTAAAAACTATGCATATTTTACTGATGGTTCATACactgaagatgaaatcTTACAGGCCgaaaaatatatcttgACCATCTTGAACTTCGACCTTAACTATCCTAACCCCATGAACTTTTTGAGAAGAATCTCAAAAGCCGACGACTACGATGTCCAATCAAGAACATTAGGTAAATACTTACTAGAAATCACAATAATTGACTACAAATTTATTGGCATGTTACCGTCGTTATGTTCGGCTTCGGCCATGTACATTGCCCGGTTGATTTTGGGTAAGACCCCAGTATGGAACGGGAActtgattcattattcagGCGGCTATAGAGTCAGTGATATGAAGGACTGCATCGAATTGCTCGTCCAATACCTCATTGCTCCGGTCGAACAcgatgaatttttcaaaaaatacGCTACCAGAAAATTCATGAAAGCCAGTATATTATGTCGAAGCTGGGCTAAAAAAATCGTGTCTGAGAATAAGGATATATTTGCTAAtgatttattcattaataagGCTGAAAATTAA
- a CDS encoding DEHA2A01782p (weakly similar to uniprot|P38850 Saccharomyces cerevisiae YHR154W RTT107 Regulator of Ty1 Transposition), translated as MFQGSAFLVVVSDAFTDEEVNDVESMLKQNNAKVFVKEEHDNEVNYLGTEAVSNTHIDHIICKSVEFIEYNLAQTSMVPITTPEWVFDSVSRAKISNPKVYSPDPKLFLKDTFVCVADNLPVGDKEAIYGGVRAFGGQYLDDLTRYTTHLIAMDMNNDKSVIATSAINTTQENGDKIDIKIVLPHWIDDCLKMGKKLHEEPYMLPSPSILKTTSEGIDSPVITEDDVLPIDSSKSSFLDNKLFYISPDYKISHRLTSAIGALIKKHGGKVTTQFDSKMVDIYIGQYRAGDAYITSCKSNRIIVGNLQWLYSIIVSNKWKLPINSNLLHYPIPLTSLPDFQNLKISVTNYSGDARFYLSKLITILGGTFTKTLTRDNDFLVAAKPEGKKYEAAKVKWRSEDNNNIKIVNHLWLEECFANWKLMEYDRPQYQFLGNNANGVEKLLCKTKLKQNVLESWYNQENIASEKENVADSMSEDESTQPKSRLKSNTKTNNTKKSPSTNGSVTDENIEQEEEIQDEQKDDDEQEKIKAKEDETRLSTKEKTKKSSLPSEMCKEDDEAVLPATPITGRSGRSAKQKAVNKLHSDMNDLNDYQQMSKSSRKMKSYMEELEKSSSAKRKAEIENKDTNTIETPVKAKKRKTESPRPDTDTKIVAVITGCENEITLTRQDTQNLNHIGVKVLSDYSTKQGINTLIAPRILRTAKFLRSLSQVDKIIHPNYLIDVLKKLNSSQDADGDQVSKEFSINDYSLDKVIPIKAINQELGVTNAKENGLANLLNTTNRGLIFQDLKINLSSNLVGGVQVISEILESHGLAEAKSIKSVTAANTKSLLTNDDGKTIMIAHKSKDAKLITSFKKNVQNGVIVEWDWCVKSIFKMKLEEFDSYQLL; from the coding sequence ATGTTTCAAGGGTCAGCGTTTTTGGTGGTTGTTTCAGATGCATTCACTGACGAAGAAGTGAATGACGTTGAGTCGATGcttaaacaaaataatgctAAAGTTTTCGTAAAAGAGGAACACGATAATGAGGTTAATTACTTGGGAACTGAGGCCGTGTCGAACACGCATATAGATCATATAATATGTAAATCTGTTGAgtttattgaatacaatTTGGCCCAGACTTCCATGGTTCCTATAACGACTCCAGAATGGGTATTTGACTCGGTAAGTCGAGCAAAGATTTCCAATCCTAAGGTGTATAGTCCCGATCCCAAGTTGTTTTTAAAGGACACGTTTGTGTGTGTTGCTGATAATTTACCAGTGGGAGATAAGGAGGCTATTTACGGGGGAGTGAGAGCATTTGGCGGTCAATATTTGGATGATTTGACGAGATATACTACGCATTTGATTGCAATGGATATGAATAATGACAAGAGTGTGATTGCAACGAGTGCAATCAACACTACCCAAGAAAATGGTGACAAAATAGACATCAAGATAGTTTTGCCCCATTGGATAGATGATTGCTTGAAAATGGGGAAAAAATTACATGAAGAGCCCTACATGTTGCCATCACCTTCCATATTGAAGACAACACTGGAAGGTATCGATTCGCCCGTAATCACGGAGGATGATGTTTTACCTATTGATTCAAGTAAGTCTAGCTTCTTGGACAATAAGCTTTTCTATATCAGCCCAGACTATAAGATATCCCACCGGTTAACTAGTGCCATAGGCGCCCTAATCAAGAAGCATGGTGGTAAAGTAACCACACAATTTGACTCGAAAATGGTTGATATCTACATTGGCCAGTATCGAGCAGGAGATGCGTACATAACTAGTTGCAAGTCAAATCGTATAATAGTTGGTAATTTGCAGTGGCTTTACTCAATAATAGTATCAAACAAGTGGAAGCTACCAATAAATTCGAACTTGCTTCATTATCCAATTCCCCTAACTTCATTACCTGactttcaaaatttgaagatttcgGTTACCAACTATAGTGGCGATGCAAGATTCTATTTGTCGAAGTTGATCACCATATTGGGTGGCACATTTACCAAAACATTGACTCgtgataatgatttcttaGTTGCTGCAAAGCCCGAAGGtaaaaaatatgaagcAGCTAAAGTGAAATGGAGATCAGAAGATAATAACAACATTAAGATCGTTAATCACCTTTGGTTAGAAGAATGTTTTGCTAATTGGAAATTAATGGAATATGATCGACCACAGTATCAATTCTTAGGAAATAATGCAAACGGGGTAGAGAAGTTACTTTGCAAAACCAAGCTAAAGCAAAATGTGCTTGAGAGTTGGTATAATCAAGAGAACATCGCAAGCGAAAAAGAAAACGTAGCCGATAGTATGAGTGAAGATGAATCAACACAACCAAAAAGTCGCCTAAAATCTAATACAAAAACCAACAACACTAAAAAATCACCTCTGACTAATGGCAGCGTAACagatgaaaatatagaACAAGAAGAGGAAATACAAGACGAGCAAAAGGATGATGACGAACAAGAGAAAATCAAAGCAAAGGAGGATGAAACCAGGTTGTCTACAAAAGAAAAAACAAAGAAGTCAAGCTTACCTTCAGAGATGTGTAAAGAAGACGACGAAGCTGTGCTCCCTGCAACTCCTATTACAGGGAGAAGCGGAAGGTCCGCTAAGCAAAAGGCAGTGAATAAGTTACACTCCGATATGAACGATCTAAATGATTATCAGCAAATGTCAAAGAGTTCTaggaagatgaaatcaTATATGGAAGAACTCGAAAAGAGTTCATCAGCCAAAAGAAAGGCAGAAATCGAAAATAAAGACACCAATACTATTGAGACACCCGTGAAGGCCAAGAAACGTAAAACTGAATCACCTAGACCTGACACCGATACTAAGATAGTGGCAGTAATAACTGGATGCGAAAACGAAATCACATTGACACGTCAGGATACCCAGaatttaaatcatattGGAGTCAAAGTATTATCAGATTACTCGACGAAACAAGGAATCAACACTCTAATTGCGCCTAGGATATTACGGACAGCTAAGTTTTTACGCTCTCTTAGTCAGGTGGATAAGATTATTCATCCCAATTATTTAATAGACgtattgaaaaagttgaacTCATCACAGGATGCTGATGGAGACCAAGTATCTAaagaattttcaattaacGACTACTCGCTAGATAAAGTCATACCCATTAAGGCCATTAACCAAGAACTTGGCGTTACCAATGCTAAAGAGAATGGCTTGgctaatttattgaatactACTAACAGAGGCTTAATCTTTCaggatttgaaaattaacTTGTCTAGTAATTTAGTTGGAGGTGTACAAGTGATATCGGAAATTTTGGAAAGTCATGGGCTTGCAGAGGCCAAGAGCATTAAGTCTGTCACTGCAGCTAATACAAAAAGTTTACTTACGAATGATGATGGCAAGACAATTATGATAGCTCACAAATCGAAAGATGCTAAATTAATCACTAGCTTCAAGAAGAACGTACAAAATGGTGTAATTGTGGAATGGGATTGGTGTGTCAAGTCTATTTTCAAGATGAAGCTCGAAGAATTCGACTCGTACCAACTTTTATAG
- a CDS encoding DEHA2A01804p (similar to uniprot|Q05785 Saccharomyces cerevisiae YLR206w ENT2 clathrin binding protein) encodes MSKSFVRSIKNVTNGYSSGQVLVRNATSNDPSGPTTFDMEEIASRTYQSQTDFLEIMDMLDRRLNDKGKNWRHVAKSLTVLDYLVRYGSEKCVLWSKDNLYIIKTLREFIHFDEADNDQGAVIRVKAKELVSLLRDDERLQHERELAARAQNGPGHRPGRERRNRRGSRRNTVNSNSSRPVTGDDDDEMQKALEMSRITAEEEARRKNQIPDDDDLQAALKLSMEEEEMRKLKNQQNDNLLDLDEQQAQPQYYLATGYQQPQYYMMPQQTQTQQQYDMFGNPIQNAMNTGLYQQQHYQQQEPMQQQPSFTGFNGPQQQQQQPQELQPLKTGSNNPFALQSESAQQQPASQSLNDIASQQQQQQQDLYQQQQQQQQQQPQFFTQPTSQLKPQTTSSSKFDDSTHADLNNLLAQGTGIDTFGNTGATRIPHQHTKTQQFINSSGTGYKQNYDEAKLSSNATGNPFLNTGIGYQQQSQINPAYTGYGFGNANTQQQQRRNDGPSLIDI; translated from the coding sequence ATGTCGAAGTCATTTGTTCGTTCTATTAAAAACGTTACCAACGGGTATTCATCGGGACAGGTGCTCGTTAGAAACGCTACGTCCAACGACCCATCGGGGCCGACCACTTTTGATATGGAAGAAATAGCTTCCCGGACGTACCAATCGCAAACAGACTTTTTGGAGATCATGGATATGCTCGACCGTCGTCTTAACGATAAGGGGAAGAATTGGAGACATGTGGCGAAGTCATTGACGGTATTGGACTACTTGGTGAGATACGGATCTGAAAAATGTGTGCTCTGGTCGAAGGACAACTTGTACATTATTAAGACTTTGCGGGAGTTCATACACTTTGACGAGGCAGATAACGATCAGGGAGCGGTGATCCGGGTGAAGGCCAAAGAATTGGTGTCGTTGTTGAGGGACGACGAGAGGTTGCAGCACGAGAGAGAATTGGCCGCGAGGGCCCAGAATGGTCCTGGTCACCGTCCTGGCCGTGAGAGAAGAAACCGTCGTGGTTCGAGAAGAAATACCGTCAACAGCAACCTGAGCAGACCCGTCACGggtgatgatgatgacgagATGCAAAAGGCGTTGGAAATGTCGAGGATCACGGCCGAGGAAGAGGCTAGGCGCAAGAACCAGATCCCCGACGACGACGACTTACAAGCAGCGTTGAAGTTGTCGATGGAGGAGGAAGAGATGAGGAAGTTGAAGAACCAGCAGAACGACAACTTACTTGACTTGGACGAACAACAAGCCCAACCCCAATATTACTTAGCCACTGGCTACCAACAGCCTCAGTACTACATGATGCCACAACAGACTCAAACCCAACAGCAATACGATATGTTTGGAAACCCAATACAGAACGCCATGAACACTGGGTTATACCAACAGCAACACTACCAACAACAGGAACCAATGCAACAACAGCCACTGTTTACCGGATTCAACGGTCCCcaacagcagcagcaacaGCCTCAAGAATTGCAGCCATTGAAGACGGGCTCGAATAACCCATTCGCATTACAGAGTGAGTCTGCTCAACAGCAACCAGCTTCCCAGTCGTTAAACGATATAGCTTcgcaacaacaacaacaacaacaagatCTCtatcaacagcaacaacagcaacagcaacagcaaccCCAATTTTTCACCCAGCCAACGTCGCAACTCAAGCCGCAAACTACGTCGTCGTCCAAATTTGATGACTCGACTCATgctgatttgaataatttattggCTCAAGGTACTGGTATCGATACGTTTGGTAACACGGGTGCTACAAGAATCCCTCATCAACATACAAAAACTCAacaatttataaattcaaGTGGTACTGGTTACAAACAAAACTATGATGAAGCCAAATTGAGTTCGAACGCTACCGGCAATCCGTTCTTAAATACTGGCATTGGGTACCAACAGCAAAGTCAAATCAATCCTGCCTATACTGGTTACGGATTTGGTAACGCCAATACGCAACAGCAGCAAAGACGTAACGATGGGCCAAGTTTGATTGACATTTGA
- a CDS encoding DEHA2A01826p (no similarity) translates to MTVAQVGPGRGSGGMGVSLPSDSPAGTGGYERGGMGPILVWPGSLASV, encoded by the coding sequence ATGACAGTGGCTCAAGTAGGACCAGGACGGGGGTCTGGTGGTATGGGCGTGTCCCTACCGAGTGATTCTCCAGCCGGTACTGGAGGGTATGAACGGGGCGGTATGGGTCCGATACTAGTATGGCCAGGTAGCCTAGCGTCCGTCTAG
- a CDS encoding DEHA2A01848p (similar to CA0284|IPF14657 Candida albicans) — MSEVRRCRRCKRKRLDDEPPEVRQYKTCAKCRIIERQKKKSRKPLAEETMIYGMKQFQQQNQNANFIHDDIFMDDDVFSGGVRNSARRYEGDGVVNPSQQQQQQQQQFYQFQPQQASHVAMPTASLAPVAPLHQVQHQVQQQQVQQQQHVQQQQAHRAHQQHMRNMPVQVSMPETVSQQPINCEICSTKLDRNDELNMNYRLCLECYSNPFRQDNVYGNYNEFLMAITTHKYKDIRNYIYIKETDKTFSDHLVYQNRPISSERSYREFILENIQIIYLDPIIASLGCKFNRVSSNVSETNSLPPVFNPVINQYQYKNTKPIRSYHKYYKESACDANIYMTFDFSTNILTVKLNQKVFNNSSNYPSKFIDLVHSILKSLATQDSKANVGYNYHTALIIFDELIKNKYSYPPDIQQFLSTCNSSDFARDFINFEETTEVDATGKKDSLPAQKDDADEPVPDQVHGDARQATHAGVDDEEEDEEEEEDEEEEEDDDDEDEEGEEDEDDDDDDDDREPQQGPNASQGVQSRDVTDTPSETPIPTSEPQTQINPTINLDSTQNGLYPKPTGENLDPAFVQ; from the coding sequence ATGAGTGAAGTTAGAAGGTGTCGTAGATGCAAGAGAAAGAGACTCGATGATGAGCCACCGGAGGTACGTCAGTATAAGACGTGTGCTAAGTGTCGGATCATTGAAAgacagaagaagaagctgaGGAAGCCATTGGCGGAGGAAACGATGATATACGGGATGAAGCAGTTCCAGCAGCAGAACCAGAATGCCAATTTTATTCACGACGATATATTCATGGATGACGATGTGTTCAGTGGAGGTGTGCGTAATAGTGCCAGACGGTACGAGGGTGATGGGGTGGTGAATCCGCTgcaacagcagcagcagcagcaacaacagTTCTACCAGTTCCAGCCCCAACAGGCATCGCATGTAGCGATGCCTACTGCGTCGTTGGCGCCGGTGGCGCCGCTCCACCAGGTGCAACACCAGGTACAACAGCAGCAGGtacagcaacagcaacatGTGCAACAACAGCAGGCCCACCGGGCCCACCAACAGCACATGCGCAATATGCCAGTGCAGGTGTCGATGCCCGAAACGGTGTCCCAGCAGCCGATTAACTGTGAGATCTGCTCCACCAAGTTGGACCGCAACGACGAGCTCAACATGAATTACAGGCTCTGCTTGGAGTGCTACTCGAACCCGTTCAGACAGGACAACGTGTACGGCAACTACAACGAGTTTTTGATGGCCATTACCACGCACAAGTACAAGGATATAAGGAACTACATATACATCAAGGAGACTGACAAGACGTTTTCGGACCACTTGGTGTACCAGAATAGACCCATCAGTAGCGAGAGACTGTATCGGGAGTTTATCTTGGAGAATATCCAGATCATCTACCTTGACCCTATAATTGCGTCCCTCGGGTGCAAATTCAATAGGGTGTCGTCCAACGTGTCGGAAACCAACTCGCTTCCACCCGTGTTCAACCCCGTCATCAATCAGTACCAATACAAAAACACCAAGCCCATCAGGTCGTATCACAAGTACTACAAGGAGTCGGCATGCGACGCCAATATCTACATGACCTTCGATTTTTCCACCAACATATTGACCGTCAAGTTGAACCAGAAGGTGTTCAACAACTCGAGCAATTACCCTTCGAAGTTCATCGACTTGGTGCACTCGATCTTGAAGTCGTTGGCGACCCAGGATTCCAAGGCCAATGTTGGCTACAACTACCATACTGCCCTTATAATATTCGACGAGTTGATAAAAAATAAGTACTCGTATCCCCCAGACATCCAGCAATTTCTTTCCACCTGCAACAGCTCCGACTTTGCCAGAGACTTCATCAACTTCGAAGAAACCACCGAGGTCGATGCCACAGGCAAGAAGGACTCTCTTCCCGCCCAAAAGGATGATGCAGACGAGCCGGTACCAGACCAAGTCCACGGAGACGCTCGCCAGGCTACCCACGCCGGTGTcgatgacgaagaagaagacgaagaagaagaagaagacgaagaagaagaagaagacgacgacgacgaagacgaagaaggcgaagaagatgaagacgacgacgacgacgacgacgatCGTGAACCTCAGCAGGGTCCCAATGCGTCCCAAGGGGTCCAATCTCGTGATGTCACGGACACTCCAAGCGAGACTCCAATCCCAACCTCGGAGCCTCAGACGCAAATCAACCCTACAATTAACCTTGATTCCACCCAAAATGGCCTCTATCCGAAGCCCACGGGCGAGAACTTGGATCCGGCCTTCGtacaataa
- a CDS encoding DEHA2A01870p (similar to uniprot|P36091 Saccharomyces cerevisiae YKL046C DCW1 Mannosidase), translating to MKLTIVLSAVIGLVSTVQGIWLDTNNVTNLKEVSAIFAEGLLDYYDGNEYGGTIGMFTWPYYWWEAGGAWGSLIDYTYYMENDTFVPLIKQALEYQTGDDLNYIPLNQSTTEGNDDQGFWGLAVMAATEKNFSNPDNKDKHWLALTQAVFNTMTARWDHKECHGGLRWQIFQWNSGYDYKNSVSNGCLFNIGARLARYTSNDTYMEWAEKVWDWMYGIGLLTEGEHWYVYDGVTVGGNCTDITKLQWSYNQALMLSGCAFLYNYTEDEMWYNRTMRLLSGAQVFFKDDIMYEAACQGSNNCNQDQRSFKAYFSRLLGLTSVMVLDTEPVITEWLVASANAAAKNSCTGGSDWHTCGLNWQNGTWDGYYGLGEQMCALEVVTNLRVHDLPPPYTANNGGSSKGNPAGGYAVTNTNSSPLNLDKGDTAGASIITVIIAASLVGSGVWLIL from the coding sequence ATGAAATTGACAATTGTCTTATCGGCCGTTATAGGGTTGGTTTCTACAGTTCAGGGCATTTGGTTGGATACCAACAATGTGActaatttgaaagaagTCAGTGCAATTTTCGCTGAGGGTTTGCTCGACTACTATGATGGTAATGAATACGGAGGAACCATTGGGATGTTCACATGGCCATATTATTGGTGGGAAGCTGGTGGAGCATGGGGATCGCTCATTGACTACACGTATTATATGGAAAATGACACTTTTGTGCCGTTAATTAAACAGGCATTGGAATATCAGACAGGGGACGATCTCAACTACATCCCTCTTAATCAGTCGACCACCGAAGGTAATGATGATCAAGGGTTCTGGGGTCTTGCGGTGATGGCAGCGACCGAGAAGAATTTCAGTAACCCCGATAACAAAGATAAGCATTGGTTGGCGTTGACGCAAGCGGTGTTCAACACGATGACTGCGAGATGGGATCACAAAGAATGCCACGGAGGGTTGAGATGGCAGATTTTCCAGTGGAATTCGGGTTATGACTACAAGAACTCGGTTTCCAATGGTtgtcttttcaatatcggGGCCAGATTGGCCCGGTACACCAGTAACGATACGTACATGGAATGGGCTGAAAAAGTGTGGGACTGGATGTACGGTATCGGGTTGTTAACCGAGGGAGAACATTGGTATGTCTACGATGGTGTTACCGTCGGGGGAAACTGCACTGATATCACCAAATTGCAATGGTCATATAACCAAGCATTAATGTTATCGGGTTGTGCTTTCTTGTACAACTACACTGAAGACGAAATGTGGTACAACCGTACCATGAGATTGTTAAGCGGTGCCCAGGTCTTCTTCAAGGACGATATCATGTATGAAGCTGCGTGCCAGGGTTCCAACAACTGTAACCAGGATCAACGTTCGTTCAAGGCGTACTTTTCTCGTTTGTTGGGATTGACGTCCGTCATGGTGCTAGACACAGAACCGGTTATTACTGAGTGGTTGGTTGCCTCCGCCAATGCTGCGGCCAAAAACTCGTGTACCGGGGGTAGCGATTGGCATACCTGTGGTTTGAACTGGCAAAATGGTACGTGGGACGGATACTATGGTCTCGGTGAACAAATGTGTGCCTTGGAAGTTGTCACCAATTTAAGAGTTCACGATCTTCCTCCACCGTATACTGCTAATAATGGTGGTTCATCCAAGGGTAATCCTGCTGGTGGTTATGCTGTCACAAACACCAATTCGTCTCCATTAAATTTGGATAAAGGTGATACGGCTGGGGCCAGTATTATTACTGTTATTATTGCTGCCTCGCTCGTAGGATCGGGTGTCTGGTTAATTCTATAG
- a CDS encoding DEHA2A01892p (weakly similar to uniprot|P47057 Saccharomyces cerevisiae YJL036W SNX4 Sorting NeXin) — MSSDDQFTSIQWDRDELGPNKETKVNKQETITEDDEHHNNDNEDKDNDTTKSNEPENIQEDDETKDDNEPTDSLILSKTGDENISNIESQNEGDHIVGEPDVNQEPSSDSQTEAYEINVVVTSPLRDLDSSSKPYISYLLTTATNHPSVMKLSTVKKEQGKEVVEITARRRYGDFRFLFDCLSNDHPEVMMPPLPSKSNFKYLTGDTFSTEFVHKRLHSLDRFVRFITCHKVLSQSSIFHLFVSDSADWSTFQKNLKISKVGVQESDADKGNSSMTSNVVNKVVNEDLLTETIMNFLTPSKHKRETNKEILEISDKLKKLYENLIKLDKIFTKLNKKNHDLSVDYEQFSQQIMKLSVIQNSSDETNEPTTPEINEQKQFATNFKVFASSLSYFSDNWSNLHKYIDESFLVSLKDCAKYIISLTNLIELQHNKKIDLQVLQDYLNKAKSELQGLGGSHNAPPNPIITHNNGGIVNNTTQLIRDTLSTSATPNIGSSVTESKVTKLQNRITELENEISVQSQLVLDLTNKIINEEYPNWDKFNKIELKESLLGLCNEEISFYKGLVDNWSDIELKLLKRLDELK; from the coding sequence ATGAGTTCTGATGATCAGTTTACGTCCATCCAGTGGGATAGAGATGAATTAGGGCCTAATAAAGAGACGAAAGTTAATAAACAAGAGACAATTactgaagatgatgagcatcataataatgataatgaagataaggATAACGACACAACCAAGCTGAATGAGCCCGAAAACATACAGGAAGACGATGAGACTAAGGATGATAACGAGCCTACTGATTCGTTGATTCTTTCCAAGACAGGGGACGAAAATATAAGCAATATTGAATCGCAGAACGAAGGTGATCATATTGTGGGTGAACCTGATGTTAATCAGGAACCAAGTTCTGATAGTCAGACCGAAGCATATGAAATCAACGTAGTAGTCACGTCGCCATTAAGGGATTTAGATAGTTCTTCGAAGCCGTACATTTCGTACTTATTAACGACTGCCACTAATCATCCATCCGTGATGAAACTTTCGACCGTGAAGAAAGAGCAGGGGAAAGAGGTTGTCGAAATTACGGCCAGGAGGAGATATGGCGACTTCAGGTTCCTCTTTGACTGCTTGAGCAACGATCATCCGGAAGTAATGATGCCACCGTTGCCGTCGAAGCtgaattttaaatatttgacGGGGGACACATTCAGCACGGAGTTCGTTCACAAGAGATTGCACTCGTTGGATAGATTTGTCCGTTTCATCACCTGCCATAAGGTGTTGTCCCAGCTGTCGATTTTCCATTTGTTTGTCAGCGATTCGGCGGACTGGTCGacatttcaaaagaatttgaagattaGTAAAGTTGGCGTACAGGAATCAGATGCCGACAAAGGTAACTCTTCGATGACATCGAACGTGGTGAACAAAGTGGTTAATGAGGATCTCTTGACCGAAACGATCATGAATTTTTTAACACCCTCGAAACATAAAAGAGAGAccaataaagaaattcttGAGATCAgtgataaattgaaaaagctTTACGAAAATCTAATTAAGTtggataaaatattcacaAAGTTAAATAAGAAGAACCATGATTTAAGTGTTGATTACGAACAGTTTCTGCAGCAAATTATGAAACTATCAGTAATCCAGAATTCTCTGGACGAAACAAATGAGCCTACCACCCCCGAGATCAACGAACAGAAACAATTTGCgacaaatttcaaagtgTTTGCTTCGTCTCTTTCCTATTTCCTGGATAATTGGTCCAACTTGCATAAATACATAGACGAATCGTTCTTAGTATCCTTGAAGGATTGCGCCAAGTATATCATAAGTTTAACCAATCTCATCGAGTTGCAGCACAATAAGAAAATAGATCTTCAGGTATTGCAAGACTACCTTAATAAGGCCAAGAGCGAATTGCAAGGCTTAGGTGGGTCTCATAATGCGCCTCCCAACCCAATTATAACCCACAACAACGGAGGAATAGTCAATAACACAACCCAACTCATCAGAGACACATTATCAACGTCGGCCACTCCAAACATCGGTTCGTCCGTCACCGAGAGCAAGGTCACCAAATTGCAAAACAGAATAACCGAGTTGGAAAACGAAATCTCGGTGCAGTCACAGTTGGTCCTCGACTTGACAAACAAGATAATAAACGAGGAGTATCCAAACTGGGATAAGTTTAACAAGATCGAGTTGAAGGAATCGTTGCTCGGCCTATGTAACGAGGAAATTAGTTTCTACAAGGGTCTAGTCGACAATTGGAGTGACATCGAATTGAAATTACTCAAACGGTTAGACGAGTTGAAATAG